CGAGCGCAATCACACCACAGGCCATCAAGCGATCCTTTTCGTGCAGCAGCTGCGATGAGAACTTCGTAAGCTGTCGCAGGAATGGAAAGAAGCATCAGCTACGTCAAAAACAGGCCCACAGTTACACTTTTCATTACCGCGTTATTGATCGAATAGTCGACGGCACTCGGGATGAAAGTGTACAGAATGGGGCCGGTGCGATCGCGTTCTTCCTGCACCGATCGGCAAGGATACAGTACGAGCAGCACCTTCAATCCGTGCAACACAATCCACAGCACGACATACGCCAGTTTGGTGGTCTGATCGTACGTCCACGCCTGTATCGTGGTCGCCTTGCAGACGCCGAACAGTTGCAGGGTCAGCACCGCGAAAGATGACACCGTCGTAAAGAGGATCAACAACCCGAAGCAGTCGTTCGCCTGCGCGGTCAGTTCACTCAGCTGGAGGTGCGCTTTGCGTAAGACGTCGAGCACATTGGCCCGATCGTTAGCGTAGGGCGGCGATATGAAAAGCACTTCCACGTGCTTTCGGTTGTGATGGGATTTTTGATGAAACGTGGCTCTACTGAACGCTTTCAGCTGCCCATTGATGACCCGATAGTAGTAAGCAATGAGCCACAGGAGGACGAAATACTGATAGAGCGCCAAAACGTTGATCACATTCGGAACGGTATAAAGTAGCGTGCGGCAAACGAAATCCGATAAGTGGTCAAAGTATCGCACCAGATCGATGGCAACGATCGTCAAGGAGTACAGTAGCGTTCCCAGCAGGGCTTTAAAAATGGACGCCTCCACACGCTCGAAACCAATTTCGGTTCCCACCCTGGACAGGGTGGTCCCGAGGAGCACTATTTGGAGCGCACACTTGGAGTAGCTGCGCCGCAACCATTGGCATCCGACCAGGGCCAAGATCGTGATCACGGTCACGGTGACATCTTCGCACAGGTACAGCGTTCGTATGGCGAAGAAGTGCGACGACGAAGCGTCCGATTGGTGCAGCAAATTGGCGGTGCACACGGCCACGATGATGCTGGCAGAGTAAACGCCATTCAGCGCCCGTACCACCCGGGTCCATCGATTCCGCTTCGGTTTCCCAAATAGCTCCACATTCCACGGCGCGACACCGA
The nucleotide sequence above comes from Anopheles bellator chromosome 1, idAnoBellAS_SP24_06.2, whole genome shotgun sequence. Encoded proteins:
- the LOC131215834 gene encoding putative gustatory receptor 28b — its product is MGTEAVFHSPLFLQDELASAVGHLLRTCQLFGVAPWNVELFGKPKRNRWTRVVRALNGVYSASIIVAVCTANLLHQSDASSSHFFAIRTLYLCEDVTVTVITILALVGCQWLRRSYSKCALQIVLLGTTLSRVGTEIGFERVEASIFKALLGTLLYSLTIVAIDLVRYFDHLSDFVCRTLLYTVPNVINVLALYQYFVLLWLIAYYYRVINGQLKAFSRATFHQKSHHNRKHVEVLFISPPYANDRANVLDVLRKAHLQLSELTAQANDCFGLLILFTTVSSFAVLTLQLFGVCKATTIQAWTYDQTTKLAYVVLWIVLHGLKVLLVLYPCRSVQEERDRTGPILYTFIPSAVDYSINNALTKFSSQLLHEKDRLMACGVIALDMTLVNTMVGALTTYLVILIQFDSTFAQSAGGGSPNASLHA